CATTTATGTTTCATTGGACATATCGGAAATAGTAGTGCAATATTGTACGAGATTTCGTTGTATCTGTAGCTCATCCCAACATCAAGCTGTTCATATACCAGGGCGGATTGCAAAGTACGGAAGAGACTGTTAGCTTTACGGTGCCAGTCTTAGGCTTTCCGGTGTTGGCTGATCAAGATTATCAGACGAGTAGAATGGACGTACTCGGTGTTGGAAAGCGCTTGGAAATCACGACTGTCACGAGGGAAGAGTTAGATCATGCTATTAAGGAGATTATTACCAATAAAGAGTGAGTATATATGTAGTTTGAAGATATAGTTCAATTGATAGTATGCTTCATAGTCCAGTATGATCGCTTTATTCTCATGCTTCTTCTTTGCAACCACTTTGCTGATGAGTCTGATGTATGGCAAGTCCTACAAATAGGAACTAATGATtgcttaaattaataattaattttttagtacaCTACAAACTTTGCATGCATGTTCATTCAAATATCCTCTGCTAGTAAAACTCAGTCTTATGAACTAGTCTATCAATATCTAATTCATCACAATTTAAGTCACCTTATTGATCAGCCACCATCCGTAAATTACCTTAACCACTTACATTTTTGTCACCAtaccattaatatttttatctttattttcGTATTACCTAGTCGAACAACATCGACAAATTTGAACAGTCCAATGAACAACAAAAACAGTTTACCgaagttaaataaattacaatttacatcaAGAGctactcccaaatcctcaaaggtCCAAGCTGCAAACTCAGCCAATTTTACTGAAAACAGCTCTTACTTCTAATTCTCCTTTCTACAAGAAAACATCTTTAACTCATCTTCTCTTTTTCTACACGAAAGTCTTTTACTTCATCTTCCCTTTCTCTACAAGAAAACATCTTTTACTTTGCCTCCTCCTTTTCTACAAGAAAATAGCTTTCACTTCTAGATCTTCTGTTCGGGAAATGAATTAATCAACTCGCGCGAAGGAAACATATATATTTAACACTGCACAAAATCTATTCTGCTTTCTGCGTTCATcaagttgcattgataatattataatgcgaaataattagaataaaacGAATTGTTATGCGTCGAATGCAAAGAATGTTAATTCTCTACCTCACAAATTAACCCAagtctcttttcttctttttgtgtGTTTTATTGATCTAACTTCTgcttcttaaaaataattaggTCTCTCTACTGTCATGTAGATCTGCACGAAattacatttacaaaaatttacatctcaagcacaaaattattattattcatccaATATTGTGCAATGTGGCCATTGATTTAGATATAGAATGTTATCCATCGTTGCATAATATGGACACTGATTtagatataaaattgttatcaaTCGTTGCTCAATATCACTGTTTCAGGTACAAGGAAAGGATGATCAAACTCAGAGAGCTCATTAGAGATGTTCCATACGATGCAGTAGACAATCTCGTGTGGTGGACCGAATATGTGATTCGTCACAAGGGTGCACCTCATCTTCGTTCAACTCTAACCTCGCAACCTTGGTACCAACGTTACGACCTAGACGTAGTGGTGTTCTTATCAATCGTAGCATTCGTGATCGTATCGACGTTGGTGAACATAATCGCCAGGATAATCGTGCGCATTCACAAGCAACTGTTAAGCTCTACGACACAAAAGAAAAAGATAAGTTAACGATTAGATAATGCATCAAGTATCATACGATTGCGTTTAGTCAGACTAATCGAAACTATTGCGTAAGCTCAATTAATAGAAGTGACAAGTGGACGTAAATATTACATAACTAAAGTAGAAGAATATTTTCACTAAGAatatactgaaatatttttctgttgaATTTGTAAAGAGAACCGTAATTGATACATCTATTAGATATAATATTAGATCTAGTTTAAGACTATCAATAGACcagtatcaatttttaattgattgCGTTCTGTGATAATGGGAAAATGTACGAGAATGACATATAAATGGAGTGTGTAACTTCACTTCTTTAGCAATAGCGTTAATTAACATCGACTTCCTAGAAACGTTCGTGAGCTTCAACGAGCGTGTATTCTTGCGTGGAGAACGAATACTTATCAATTCCCAGCGATATTGTACGTATTTGTTCCACATACGCCATATCATTGAACTTTCCTCGATTTTATACTTATGGACACTGTAATAAAATCATGTACGCTGTATATGGTATCAGTAACactaaagtaataataataaaaatcaaatgtGCCGACGATTCGTTGAACTCGTTCAGTTGTATGAACCATGGAAATAaagatttaagtaaaatttaatgtttctatttttatttataataatgtttattgattactgttaaatatttgctgtttgtatattgtttattatatgtttatatatttgcgataataacataaatatttgtaacattttataaaaacttgtatttcatttttaaccgacttcgaaaaaggaggaggttactcaattcgatcagtatatttttttcttttttttttttttttctatgtgtgcccgccgattacgcctagctggatggaccgatcggaacgaaaccttttgcatctggtaggttctgactccccattggtaccattatcaaaaaatttttcattttttaattgcaaagtattgttattgcaaaaaaaccggcaacttttgaaataaacttttctcgattttagtgtgcttttaatatcttatcacggacatgattctgaacaattttgttcatatacgcggaaagctttagttttcgagatattagcgaaaaattgttgaaaattgttgaaatcaactttggacgattttaatgtccttttaatatgttatcaggggcacgattctgaacaactttttccttatccgcaattaaggggaagctttagttttcgagttattagcgaaaacctattgttactaatatattgaattctgcgtatgccttcgtgtctctggtggtgtatgagtcaacatgcagtcgccgattttctactgtttctacaaacacgtcttgtcggccgaaaatcagtatacatgtataataactattgttattgcaaaatcctattctttggtattgttatgtaagaaatgtttcacagtatcctatacaattctccccattccactaaaaagcgtgaaataaaataattttaagaaaaaaaatacgccgacttcgaaatgcactaaaaagtataaaataatttctatttcctaataaagtaatttctatttcattcaatcatacaattacgtaacagatatgaatgaaacctatttactcgttaggtagcatgttaaatgcatttcaaccttttcggaggaggcgcaaaattaaaaatacctcagtattttcgcctccgaaaaggttgaaatgcatttaatatgctacctaacgagtaaataggtttcattcatatctgttacgtaattgtatgattgaatgaaatagaaattacttcattaggaaatagaaattattttatactttttagagcatttcgaagtcggcgtattttttttcttaaaattattttatctctcAACTTTTATTAACCAGTCCACAACTTTCTCTTTAAATTGTTCGACACACCGAGAGTAGAATTTCTCCTTCAGAAGTTTCAACTTCATTTATCGCTGAAATCGAGCGATGGACTGAAAGGTTCATCCAATTACAAACGATTTAACGTTACTCAGAGAAATCCATCAATAAACTGCCACTGAAACATCTTATTATCATGACACCGAAGAAACTGGAACCAATTTGAATTCACAACACTGATGTCATGATGTATACTTAAAGTCACGTGACTGTTAACGACGCGTTTGTATTATGTAAACGAATACTAATTATTGTGTCTGCATAGCACCAACACTAACTTATCATCCGTTTGTTGAAATACCAAGCACAATCACGAAACAGTGCGTCTTCTGGCTTATCGAAGTAAAGTTATAACCGCTTAAGATAACGAGTCCGTGAGTGAAATGTTTCAATAGAATGTGGATGACTAGTCAAGTTTTCACCATTAGTCagcattaataataagagtctgGGGAACCATAACGTGACTGATAATAATACTTCTTGAAGTTCATATATCAGTAGTCCACTCTAGCAATAGCTTCAAAAGCTTCCACACCAAAGATCGAAACAGTCCGAGTCGAAACCATGAAGCTGAACGCCGCGAGCTTGCTGTTCGCCCTATGCGCCTTGTGCGCCATCGAAAAAACTCGTAGTGCGAAAATTTTAGCGTTGGACCCGTTTCCATCCTTCAGTCATCAGGTCCCGTTTAGAAAGTTAATATTAGGACTGCAAAAACGCGGTCACGAAGTCGTGTACGCTACGACCCATCCCATTCCCAACGTCAACTTAAAGAACTTCACTCAAATCGACTTAAGCCGTACCCCTGCTAAATTTAACACCCTCAACTTCATGCAGTTCCGATTCGACGGAGTGACTTGGATAGAAGTATTGGAAAAACAAGTATTTAGTGCATGTGAAAGCTCCATGGAAAATTTGTTCAACAACCCGAAAATGAAACGACTATACGCAGCTGATAGCGACGCTAAGTTCGACGTGGTTCTAGCGGAGTTTTCTTATATACCGTCCATATATTCGATGGCTCACAGATTCGACGCTCCGCTAATAggtatttttttgttattttttcaaTAATGATCTTTTCAGACAATTTGTCATTTGATCGTAGGTTTAAGTTCGTTGGGGCTTTTGAACATGTACGAGTACGCCCTTGGCGGATTCGTACTGCCTTCGAACGAGTACTCTGCGGAAATGGGAGCGAGGCCAGGTTCGAATTTACCATTTTGGCAGAGGGTGCGGAATTACATTGTGATGTGGCGAACactgtacaaaatatttaatgagtGGGTTCCACGTCATCAAAAAATGGCCGAGCATTACCTTGGGACGAAATTGCCTCCGCTCATTGACATTGTGAAGAATACTAGCCTCGTGTTTGTCAACGAGCCGGAGCCTTTCACGCCGGCACGCCCTAAACTACCGAATATGATCTCCTTCACGTCTCTCCACGTTGATGAAAATCCTCCACCTGCACCAAAAGTATGTTCCATATTGAACAGGATAAAGCATTcgtgaaattataaatagtatATTTAGTTATGGTGTTGTTATCTCAGTACTGCATTCTACGTGGCTTCAGTGAAAAGAGCTAAACTAGCTAATAATGTTAATACCGATAACGTATCAACAAGATACAACAAGATTTATCCACAAGATTTAGTTTATCTAATCATATACTTACCAGGATGAGGAAAGAGACAAAATATCCTCCATTTTATTGTTTAtcattttcaatgaaaaatgttTTCACAGGACCTGCAACGTTTCATGGATGAGGCCAAACAAGGATTCATCTACATGAGCCTCGGCGGCAACGCCAGAAGCGCGGACATACCAATGGATGTTCAACAGATCTTTTTTGACGTATTCTCAAAATTACCCTACAGAGTCGTTTGGAAATACGAAGAAGACTTTCCGGTAAAACTAGACAACGTGTACGCCTCAAAGTGGTTACCTCAGCAGAGTATTCTTGGTACTGCCATTTACGTTTCATTGGACATATCGGAAATAGTAATGCAATATTGTACGAGGTTTCTGTATCTGTAGCTCATTCCAACATCAAGCTGTTCATGTACCAGGGCGGATTGCAAAGTACGGAAGAGGCTATTAGTAATACTGTTCCGGTCATGGGCTTTCCGGTGTTATCTGATCAAGATTATATAACATCCAGAGTGAATgctttaggaattgggaagtggCTGACAATCACCACTCTCACGAGGGAACAGTTAGATAATACTATTAGAGAAGTTATAACCAACAAGGAGTGAGTATATGCAATATTTTGGAATAGGCCTAATTCGAACtagttttattattcataaCTTGAGACGACGAGATTTTGGACTAGGGTTAAGAATATGATGTGAGAGGTAGAGATCTGCAGATCATTTGCATGATTTATACTTATCGTAAACCAAAATTTATAATCCTCTTTGTAATTTGTTAAGGTACAAGCAGAGAATAACGCATCTTAAAGACCTGATTAGAGACACTGCGTACAACGAAGTGGACCGTCTCGTTTGGTGGACAGAGTACGTGATCCGTCACAAGGGTGCACCTCATCTTCGTTCAACTTTAGTTAATCAACCATGGTACCAACGTTACGACATAGATGTCGTTATGTTCTTAGCAATCGTCGCGTTCGTGATCGTATCGACGTTGGTGTATATAATCGCCAGGATAATCGTGCGCGTTCACAGACAACTGTTGAGCCCTACGACacaaaagaaaaagataaattAACGGTTAGATAATGCGTCAAGTATCATACGATTGCGTTTAATGCGACTATCAAGTTCGGGAGCGTCAACGAGCGTGTAATCTTGCGTGGAGAACgaatatttatcaatttgcaGCGATATTGTACGTATTTGTTCCACATACGCCATGTCATTGAACTGTTCCTCGATTTTATATGTACTTATCGACACTGTAATAAAATGATGTACACTGTACACGGTATCAGTAACactaatgtaataataataaaaaacaaaatgtgTCGACAATTCGTTGAAATCGTTCATTATGTATAAaccatagaaataaaaattttagtataatttattttctatttttatttataatgtttattaatgtAACAGGACATTAATATTTACTAACATACAAAGCTTATCAATCCCcagtaaatatattaatattaatgtattgaatttattaatattaaacgaaATTTAGAATGATAATCTTAAACTTCCAGTTCttgataacaaaaatatttggaattttataaagtTGCATTAAGAATTAGTTTGGAAAATCATAATATGACGAATCACGTATCGAAGTTTGTGTCTGCATGAGGGTGCACGAGGATGCACCTCATGTTCGTTAAACTATAGCCAATCAACCTTGGTACCGTTACGACATAGATGAAGTAATATTCTTAACAATCGGTGTGTTCGTGACcttattgataatagtgtacATAATCTCGAAGCTTATCATGTATCATTACAAATTCTCGAGTTCTGCGGAACAAAAGCAAAGCTAATGAATAGACAATGGTAGTTGCGTCATATTTGACGATTGACAAATTAAGTGCGTTGCGTAAGTTCAATTAAAATTGGGCTTCGCTTTAAAGGGTAAAGACTAGTTAGGATGAAATGTTAATTTCGGTCGAGTAGTTGtaagtgaaatttattttaaagttttataCTTTCACGTCTTACACGCTTCTTACGACACAACTTTTTGACcagtttaatatatttattaaacgtTATATATCATAACTATAAACTATAGTTATGCTCGTATGATGAAACTTTGTTAGTTTTGGTACTTATCTATATTGCTGTCTGTAAGACTGACAGATCGGCAAGCCTGATTGCGTTCAACTAAGCATTTCAGCATATCTTCACATTTTGTATTGAATGTTTTAAGTTTATACACAACCGTatatgttttaatttaattttacaaatagttGGACTGATGTGACTCAAAATTGCAATTGCTTCTTTcaatgacaaaataaaaatttatttcagtaaAACATACGAACGCGTTTCATTTTCTAGTGGCTTTTCAATACTTCAGCTTTAAAGTACTCGGAGGAAATTTGCCGAGAACGATGTCTGTCGATTTGGCTTCTTCACAAACTTCGACTTCAGTTATTCATAGAACGATTGATGGATAGCTTCTGCTAGTTACGAACGATTTAACATTTCTCAGAGAATCTTGACGATTAGCTTTCACTGAATCTTATCATGACATGTACAGAGATTCTACATCAAGACAATAAAGTCGATATAAAATCCCAAAGTCACGACCACACGTTTTCCACGACGCGTTTACATAATACTAACGAATGCTAATTCATTTTCTACTTCAACAAAGTAAACGGCAGAAATATTGAACTTTGTCGCGTATCTTAATCCAACATTCTAATACTCAAGATGATAGAAGGAACAACGCTCCACACAAACATCCTAATTACACCACTGGTAACAAATGAACGACTCGACCATAACCCTGCTTGTAAATCAGCACGAACTATGCACCGTCATAGTGACAAATGCAGAAAGTCTAACCTGAAGGAAAAATTGTCCGTAAATTAAACAACCATCCGAGAAAGTCTAGCGCGCGCGATAAACTTACACAGTTCAGTGCAATGGTTGCAGATTTACTACAAGTTATCATTCGTTCAGAATGTCAAAGGGAATCGCGATACAATAAATATTCCCGtttatcgaaataaaattataaccgTTCAAGATAACTAATGTAAATGTTGCATGTGAATGACAAGCCAAATTTTCATCGCTAATTTGCATCAGCAAAAACTATAACGTAACTGATAATGTTACGTCTCAATATTCACATTGCGACAACGGTTGATGACGTATAGGATACGGCTTTAATAGTCCACTAACCGAGGAACGCAGCAGTTCATTTCCGAGCCGTAACCATGAAGCTAAGCATCGCGAGCGTGCTCTTCGTTCTCTGTGCGCTGTGCGCCATCGAGAAAACTCGCAGCGCGAAAATTTTGGCGCTGGTCCCGACACCGTCTTACAGTCATCAGATCCCGTTTAGAAAGTTACTATTAGCACTGCACAAACGTGGCCACGAAATCGTGTACGCGACAGCCAATCCCATGTCTGAAGTGAACTTGAAGAACTTTACTCAAATCGACGTAAGTGGCAGCTACGTAAGCATGAAAGCCCTCAACTTCATTAAATACCGCTTTGATGGATCTACTTGGTTGGAGTTCTTGGACAATTATTTGTTTGACCTGAGTGTTACTTTCTCGGAGAACGTGCTGAAAAGCGCGGAGATGCGACGACTCTATGCACCTGACAGTGACGCTAAGTTCGATTTGGTTATGGCTGAGTTTGTGTACGTGCCGGCGATATACTCTATAGCATACAGGTTCAACGCTCCGCTAATAGGTATTACTCTGATTATGTTATTTTCatcatttgttattttttgaGGGTTGTGCATTTGGGGGTTGATAGTCATTGATAATGTCCGTAGGCGTCTGGTAGGTTAGATGTTTGTAGAAATTTTCTGTGTTACAATTACTGCTACTTGGTGGTTCAAACATTTAAAGTTCCAAGTCTTTTTAGATAAGATTTAAACTCGGCAATGTAATTTAGGCCAAACGTACTTTAAATTAATTTGGATCACATCATGTAGTAAAGCTAATGTACCTCGTCCTACAAAATCAAAAGGAATGTACTCATAAGTGTTCCTCTACATTAATAACTACCCTTATCCGTATTTTATGAACAACTATAAAGTACAATTCCAACTAGTCAACTAAACGTTTGGTAACAATTTTTCGTATGATTGCAGGTATGTCTTCTTTAGGACTCCTCAACCTACACGAGTACGCCCTCGGTGGATTCGTGCTACCTTCACACGAGTACACGTGGGAAATGGAGGCGAATACAGGAGCGAATTTACCATTTTGGCAAAGGTTGCGAAATTATGTCTTGATGTGGCAAATAATGTATAAAACATTCAATGAATTCGTGCCACGAAACCAAAAACTGGCGGAACGTTACCTTGGGATGCAATTACCTCCGCTGACTGATATTTTGAAGAACGCTAGCCTCGTATTTGTGAACGAGGCCGACGCTTTCACGCCGGGTCGCCCGAAACTGCCGAACATGATCACCTTCACGTCTTTCCACGTTAATGATAATCCGCCGCCTACCCCGAAGGTACAGACTAAGCTACTAGATGTTAAAggacaattatatattatataaaaggaCATTTAATTATAACGTCCCTATTGCAATGTTATGCAATAGGTAGATGAAATCAAAACAGTTAGGC
The Megachile rotundata isolate GNS110a chromosome 5, iyMegRotu1, whole genome shotgun sequence DNA segment above includes these coding regions:
- the LOC100875239 gene encoding UDP-glycosyltransferase UGT5-like — encoded protein: MKLNAASLLFALCALCAIEKTRSAKILALDPFPSFSHQVPFRKLILGLQKRGHEVVYATTHPIPNVNLKNFTQIDLSRTPAKFNTLNFMQFRFDGVTWIEVLEKQVFSACESSMENLFNNPKMKRLYAADSDAKFDVVLAEFSYIPSIYSMAHRFDAPLIGLSSLGLLNMYEYALGGFVLPSNEYSAEMGARPGSNLPFWQRVRNYIVMWRTLYKIFNEWVPRHQKMAEHYLGTKLPPLIDIVKNTSLVFVNEPEPFTPARPKLPNMISFTSLHVDENPPPAPKDLQRFMDEAKQGFIYMSLGGNARSADIPMDVQQIFFDVFSKLPYRVVWKYEEDFPVKLDNVYASKWLPQQSILAHSNIKLFMYQGGLQSTEEAISNTVPVMGFPVLSDQDYITSRVNALGIGKWLTITTLTREQLDNTIREVITNKEYKQRITHLKDLIRDTAYNEVDRLVWWTEYVIRHKGAPHLRSTLVNQPWYQRYDIDVVMFLAIVAFVIVSTLVYIIARIIVRVHRQLLSPTTQKKKIN
- the LOC100875123 gene encoding UDP-glycosyltransferase UGT5-like, with the translated sequence MKLSIASVLFVLCALCAIEKTRSAKILALVPTPSYSHQIPFRKLLLALHKRGHEIVYATANPMSEVNLKNFTQIDVSGSYVSMKALNFIKYRFDGSTWLEFLDNYLFDLSVTFSENVLKSAEMRRLYAPDSDAKFDLVMAEFVYVPAIYSIAYRFNAPLIGMSSLGLLNLHEYALGGFVLPSHEYTWEMEANTGANLPFWQRLRNYVLMWQIMYKTFNEFVPRNQKLAERYLGMQLPPLTDILKNASLVFVNEADAFTPGRPKLPNMITFTSFHVNDNPPPTPKDLQRFMDEAKQGFIYMSLGSNARSADIPMHVKQIFFDVFSKLPYRIIWKYEEDFPVQLDNVYVDKWFPQQSILAHPNIKLFIYQAGLQSTEEAINFAVPLLAFPVLADQDYLSARVVATGIGKSLEITTVTREQLDGAIREMMNNNEYKKNIIRLRDLIRDTPYNHVDHLVWWTEYVIRHKGAPHLRSTIASQPWYQRYDIDVVMFLTIVAFVVVSTSLIVMAKLVVCLYKLTNSGQKQKMS